The Trinickia acidisoli genome includes a window with the following:
- a CDS encoding 2-dehydro-3-deoxy-6-phosphogalactonate aldolase: MQTEFDLPKPYHPHARFMVAFDACPLIAILRGVTPGEVVAHGNALYDAGFRIVEVPLNSPDPLSSIAALRKALPADAIVGAGTVLRQAFVADVAGAGGELIVMPHGDTEIIRTAKEIGMACAPGVATPTEAFAALASGADVLKLFPAEQLGAHVVKAWRAVIAKRVPLVPVGGVTPENMGMQVAAGANGFGLGSALYRPGQDVEATTAHARAFIAAWRVLKEGAV; this comes from the coding sequence ATGCAAACCGAATTCGATCTGCCGAAGCCATACCATCCTCATGCGCGTTTCATGGTCGCGTTCGACGCGTGTCCGTTGATCGCGATTCTGCGCGGCGTGACGCCCGGCGAAGTGGTGGCGCACGGCAATGCGTTGTACGACGCCGGTTTTCGTATCGTCGAAGTGCCGCTCAATTCGCCCGATCCGCTCTCCAGCATTGCCGCCCTGCGCAAGGCGCTGCCGGCCGATGCGATCGTCGGGGCGGGCACGGTGCTGCGGCAGGCCTTCGTTGCCGACGTTGCGGGAGCGGGTGGCGAACTGATCGTGATGCCTCACGGCGATACTGAAATCATTAGGACTGCTAAGGAAATTGGCATGGCTTGCGCGCCCGGCGTCGCGACGCCGACCGAAGCGTTCGCCGCGCTCGCGAGCGGTGCCGACGTGCTCAAGCTGTTTCCGGCCGAGCAGTTGGGCGCGCACGTGGTCAAAGCCTGGCGCGCGGTGATCGCCAAGCGCGTGCCGCTCGTGCCGGTGGGCGGCGTCACGCCCGAGAACATGGGCATGCAGGTTGCGGCCGGCGCAAACGGCTTCGGCCTCGGTTCCGCGCTGTATCGCCCCGGGCAAGACGTCGAGGCGACGACCGCGCACGCGCGGGCGTTCATCGCGGCGTGGCGCGTATTGAAAGAGGGAGCGGTGTGA
- a CDS encoding cupin domain-containing protein, whose product MKPIINLADIELSPLPAGVAPPESMAERYAPRMGAISPHVGAQKLGYNVTALAPGKRGFPFHNHRVNEEMFFVLEGTGEVRIGEAVYPIRAGDVIACPPGGPEAAHQIANTGDVELKYLAVSTKMLPEIAEYPDSGKFGILAEFPNASGERPKGFRFVSRESESMAYWEDN is encoded by the coding sequence ATGAAACCGATCATCAATCTGGCCGACATCGAACTGTCCCCACTACCGGCCGGCGTAGCGCCCCCCGAATCGATGGCCGAGCGCTACGCCCCACGCATGGGTGCGATCAGTCCGCACGTCGGTGCGCAGAAGCTCGGCTACAACGTGACGGCACTCGCGCCGGGCAAGCGCGGGTTTCCGTTTCACAACCATCGCGTGAACGAAGAAATGTTTTTCGTGCTGGAGGGAACGGGAGAGGTGCGCATCGGCGAGGCCGTCTATCCGATCCGCGCGGGCGACGTCATCGCGTGTCCGCCCGGTGGCCCCGAGGCGGCGCATCAAATCGCGAATACGGGCGACGTGGAATTGAAGTACTTGGCCGTGAGCACGAAAATGCTGCCCGAAATCGCCGAATACCCTGATTCAGGCAAATTCGGCATCCTCGCTGAGTTTCCCAATGCGTCGGGCGAACGACCGAAGGGATTCAGATTCGTCTCGCGCGAGAGCGAAAGCATGGCTTATTGGGAAGACAACTGA
- a CDS encoding IclR family transcriptional regulator has protein sequence MTAPDNDLAHPAVMGDASEPALGSPAAGAAGPAPIGGSPLEINESQAGTQTLLRGLAIIEACASGARDMRAFAAALGTTRSTTHRLVSSLVQARYLRHNAQGYQLGPKLIELGTIALEQMPLTAVARPYLERLSEATLDTIHLGVRDGDDVLYIDKIAGTRGLEMRSRVGHRMPLASTGIGKALMLDLSPQTWGTLYDSARRALESVRLENDNRADKPMFLQRMVRYSAGGFSFDLEENEPSIRCVAGPIRDASGTIIAAVSVASTIPYMPLERMDELIPIVQREARAISEELGWVAPGARRIKR, from the coding sequence ATGACTGCCCCTGACAACGACCTGGCCCATCCCGCCGTGATGGGCGACGCATCCGAGCCTGCCCTCGGCTCCCCTGCCGCCGGTGCGGCCGGCCCCGCGCCGATCGGCGGATCTCCCCTCGAAATCAACGAGTCGCAGGCGGGCACCCAAACGCTGTTGCGCGGCCTGGCCATCATCGAGGCGTGCGCCTCGGGCGCCCGCGACATGCGCGCGTTCGCCGCGGCGCTCGGGACCACACGCAGCACCACGCACCGCCTCGTGAGCAGCCTCGTGCAGGCGCGCTATCTGCGTCACAACGCGCAGGGTTATCAGCTCGGTCCCAAGCTCATCGAGCTCGGCACGATCGCGCTCGAGCAAATGCCGCTGACGGCGGTGGCGCGTCCCTACCTCGAACGTCTGTCGGAAGCGACGCTCGACACGATCCACCTCGGCGTACGCGACGGCGACGACGTGCTTTACATCGACAAGATCGCCGGTACGCGCGGCCTCGAAATGCGCTCGCGCGTCGGTCATCGCATGCCGCTCGCCTCGACGGGGATCGGCAAGGCATTGATGCTCGATTTGTCCCCTCAGACGTGGGGCACGCTTTACGACTCGGCCAGGCGCGCGCTCGAGAGCGTGCGTCTCGAGAACGACAATCGCGCCGACAAGCCGATGTTCCTGCAAAGGATGGTCCGTTACTCGGCAGGCGGTTTCTCGTTCGATCTCGAGGAGAACGAACCGTCGATCCGCTGTGTGGCAGGGCCCATCCGCGATGCATCCGGAACGATCATCGCGGCCGTGTCGGTGGCGAGCACGATTCCCTACATGCCGCTCGAACGGATGGACGAACTGATCCCGATCGTGCAGCGCGAAGCGCGCGCGATCTCCGAAGAACTCGGCTGGGTTGCACCCGGCGCACGCCGTATCAAACGATGA
- a CDS encoding 2-dehydro-3-deoxygalactonokinase, producing MTARPVLIGLDWGTTAMRAYLFDALGAVIDTRASTDGIMRLPQIGGFDAAFEAACGDWLESSPNLPVIAAGMVGSAQGWREAPYIDTPADASALVAGIVRVTTARGVRMHIVPGVIERGELPNVMRGEETQIVGALASDAIGGDTRTLVGLPGTHAKWAVVRGERVESFHTFMTGELYAALRDHTILGRTMVEPAQLDTQAFLRGVTVAKHAHRAGLLATIFSTRTLGLTGTLPAEQQPDYLSGLLIGHELCGLAALLESRGATLVGEAPRLIGSTALCERYRLALTQFGCVRASVVEAAAEHGLWRIATQAGLVERHATAPTS from the coding sequence ATGACCGCACGACCGGTACTGATCGGACTCGACTGGGGTACCACGGCCATGCGTGCGTATTTGTTCGATGCGCTCGGCGCGGTCATCGATACGCGTGCCTCGACCGACGGCATCATGCGATTGCCGCAGATAGGCGGATTCGACGCGGCGTTCGAGGCCGCGTGCGGCGATTGGCTCGAATCGTCGCCGAACCTGCCCGTGATCGCGGCGGGCATGGTCGGCAGCGCGCAAGGCTGGCGCGAGGCGCCGTATATCGACACGCCGGCCGACGCGTCGGCGCTCGTCGCGGGCATCGTGCGCGTCACGACGGCGCGCGGCGTCCGTATGCATATCGTGCCGGGCGTCATCGAGCGCGGTGAATTGCCGAATGTGATGCGCGGCGAGGAAACGCAAATCGTCGGGGCGCTCGCGAGCGATGCGATCGGCGGCGACACGCGCACGCTCGTAGGCCTGCCGGGCACGCATGCGAAGTGGGCCGTCGTACGCGGCGAGCGCGTGGAGTCGTTTCATACGTTCATGACGGGCGAGCTTTACGCGGCACTGCGCGATCACACGATTCTCGGGCGCACGATGGTCGAGCCGGCCCAACTCGATACGCAAGCATTTCTGCGCGGCGTGACGGTGGCCAAACACGCGCATCGCGCCGGGCTGCTCGCGACGATTTTCAGCACGCGCACGCTCGGCTTGACGGGCACGCTGCCGGCCGAACAGCAGCCCGATTATTTGTCAGGACTCCTAATCGGTCACGAGCTGTGCGGGCTGGCCGCACTGCTCGAGTCGCGCGGCGCGACGCTCGTAGGCGAAGCGCCGCGCTTGATCGGCAGCACAGCGTTGTGCGAGCGCTATCGGCTCGCGTTGACGCAGTTCGGTTGCGTGCGTGCCAGCGTCGTCGAGGCCGCGGCCGAACACGGGCTGTGGCGGATCGCCACGCAGGCCGGACTCGTCGAGCGACATGCGACCGCGCCCACGAGTTGA
- a CDS encoding SDR family oxidoreductase — protein MGRLAGKVALVTGAGRGIGEAIAHAFAREGAATVLAELDHDAACRVAEQIEAATPGARVLAVRTDVTQPPSVCDARDAAEHAFGPIDVLVNNAGINVFCDPLTMSDDDWRRCFAVDLDGVWNGCKAVLPGMVERGRGSIVNIASTHAFQIIPGCFPYPVAKHGVLGLTRALGIEYAAKQVRVNAIAPGYVETQLTHDWWNAQPDPEAARQATLALQPMKRIGQPREVAMTAVFLASDEAPFINAACITIDGGRTALYHD, from the coding sequence ATGGGCCGGCTCGCAGGCAAGGTCGCGCTCGTGACGGGCGCCGGCCGTGGGATCGGTGAAGCGATTGCGCACGCGTTCGCGCGCGAAGGCGCTGCCACGGTGCTGGCCGAACTCGACCACGATGCCGCATGCCGTGTCGCCGAGCAGATCGAGGCCGCGACGCCGGGCGCGCGCGTGCTCGCCGTGCGCACCGACGTGACGCAGCCGCCGTCCGTCTGCGATGCGCGCGATGCGGCCGAGCACGCGTTCGGTCCGATCGACGTGCTCGTCAACAACGCCGGCATCAATGTGTTTTGCGATCCGCTCACGATGAGCGACGACGACTGGCGGCGCTGCTTCGCCGTCGATCTCGACGGCGTCTGGAACGGCTGCAAGGCCGTGCTGCCGGGCATGGTCGAGCGTGGGCGCGGCAGCATCGTGAACATCGCGTCGACGCACGCATTTCAGATCATCCCGGGGTGCTTTCCGTATCCCGTCGCGAAGCACGGCGTGCTGGGCCTTACGCGCGCGCTCGGCATCGAATACGCGGCGAAGCAGGTGCGCGTCAATGCAATCGCGCCCGGCTATGTGGAAACGCAGCTCACGCACGATTGGTGGAATGCGCAGCCCGATCCCGAAGCCGCGCGCCAGGCAACGCTGGCCTTGCAGCCGATGAAGCGGATCGGGCAGCCGCGGGAGGTAGCGATGACGGCGGTGTTTCTCGCATCGGACGAGGCGCCGTTCATCAATGCCGCTTGCATCACGATCGACGGTGGGCGCACGGCGCTCTACCACGATTGA